The Epinephelus lanceolatus isolate andai-2023 chromosome 8, ASM4190304v1, whole genome shotgun sequence genome includes a window with the following:
- the tfcp2 gene encoding transcription factor CP2: protein MAWALKLPLTDEVIESGLVQDFDASLSGIGQELGAGAYSMSDVLALPIFKQEESNLPPDGDNKILPFQYVLCAATSPAVKLHDETLTYLNQGQSYEIRMLDNRKIGELPEITGKMVKSIIRVVFHDRRLQYTEHQQLEGWRWNRPGDRILDLDVPMSVGIIDPRANPTQLNTVEFLWDPSKRTSVFIQVHCISTEFTMRKHGGEKGVPFRIQIDTFKENENEEYTEHLHSASCQVKVFKPKGADRKQKTDREKMEKRAPQEKEKYQPSYETTILTECCPWPEVTYVNNSPSPGFNSTHNSFPVVEGNGSPNHQPEPVVQASDNLLPTATPQDAQQWLLRNRFSPFCRLFTNFSGADLLKLTREDVIQICGPADGIRLFNALKGRVVRPRLTIYVCQESQQAREQQPKHENGDGAANTFFVYHAIYLEELTATELTEKIAQLFNISPRQINQIFKQGPTGIHVLVSDEMIQNFQDEVCFVLDTMKDDTNDGYHIILK, encoded by the exons ATGGCGTGGGCTCTGAAGTTGCCTCTCACGGATGAAGTGATTGAGTCCGGACTGGTCCAGGACTTTGATGCCAGCCTGTCAGGCATTGGGCAGGAGCTCGGTGCTGGGGCATACAGCATGAG TGATGTCCTTGCCCTGCCCATCTTCAAGCAGGAGGAATCCAACCTGCCTCCAGACGGCGACAATAAGATCCTTCCCTTTCAGTATGTTCTGTGTGCAGCTACCTCGCCAGCTGTTAAACTGCATGATGAAACACTCACCTACCTCAACCAAG GGCAGTCCTATGAAATTAGAATGCTTGACAATCGGAAGATTGGGGAACTTCCGGAAATCACTGGTAAAATGGTGAAG AGCATCATCCGTGTGGTGTTTCATGACCGACGACTTCAGTATACAGAGCACCAGCAGCTGGAGGGCTGGCGCTGGAACAGGCCCGGGGATCGCATCCTCGACCTGG ATGTCCCCATGTCCGTCGGCATAATCGACCCCAGGGCTAACCCTACTCAGCTTAACACTGTGGAGTTCCTTTGGGACCCATCGAAACGAACCTCAGTTTTTATCCAG GTACACTGCATCAGCACAGAATTCACCATGCGCAAACATGGAGGAGAAAAGGGTGTGCCTTTCCGGATCCAGATCGACACGTTTAAAGAGAACGAGAATGAAGAGTACACAGAGCACCTCCACTCTGCCTCCTGCCAGGTCAAAGTCTTCAAG CCTAAAGGtgcagacagaaaacagaagaCTGACagggagaagatggagaagCGGGCGCCACAGGAAAAGGAAAAGTACCAGCCCTCCTACGAAACCACAATCCTGACAGAG TGCTGTCCCTGGCCTGAGGTCACATATGTCAACAACTCCCCGTCTCCTGGCTTCAACAGCACACACAACAGCTTCCCAGTTGTGGAAGG AAATGGATCACCAAACCACCAGCCCGAGCCTGTCGTTCAGGCATCAGAT aATTTGTTACCCACAGCAACACCGCAGGATGCACAACAGTGGCTTTTAAGGAACCGCTTCTCACCCTTCTGTCGGCTCTTCACCAACTTTTCAG GGGCAGACCTTTTGAAACTGACCAGGGAGGATGTTATTCAGATCTGTGGGCCTGCTGATGGAATAAGACTCTTCAATGCACTGAAGGGACG GGTGGTACGCCCGAGGTTGACCATCTACGTTTGCCAGGAGTCTCAGCAGGCACGGGAGCAGCAACCGAAACATGAAAACGGTGATGGTGCCGCCAACACTTTCTTTG TGTATCACGCCATTTACCTGGAGGAGCTCACAGCCACTGAGCTGACAGAGAAGATCGCTCAGCTCTTCAACATCTCACCCAGACAGATAAATCAGATCTTCAAACAGGGTCCCACAGGCATCCACGTGCTGGTCAGCGATGAG ATGATTCAGAACTTTCAGGATGAAGTATGTTTCGTTTTGGACACAATGAAAG ATGACACGAATGACGGCTACCACATCATCTTGAAGTGA